The Ralstonia pseudosolanacearum genome includes the window TCGGGCGCTGGACCAAGTGGATGGGCGCGGCGCTGTGCGCGGCGAGCCTGCTGGCGGCCAGCCCCGCCGCGCTGGCGCAGGGCAAGCCCGAGAAGACCAAGGTGACGATCGCCGTGGGCGGCAAGGCGCTGTTCTACTACCTGCCGCTGACGATCGCCGAGCGCCTGGGCTATTTCAAGGACGAGGGCCTCGACGTCGAGATCGTCGACTTCGCCGGCGGCGCCAAGGCCCTGCAGGCCGTGGTGGGCGGCAGCGCGGACGTGGTGAGCGGCGCCTACGAGCACACACTGGTGCTGCAGGCCAAGGGCCAGACCTACCAGGAGTTCGTGCTGCAGGGCCGCGCCCCGCAGATCGTGCTGGCGGTCAACAATAAGACCATGCCCAACTACAAGTCGATCGCTGACCTGAAGGGCAAGCGGATCGGCGTGACCGCGCCGGGCTCGTCGACCAACATCATGGTCAACTACGTGCTGGCGCGCGCCGGCATCAAGCCGAGCGAAGTCTCGTTCATCGGCGTGGGGCCGAGCAGCGGCGCGATCGCCGCCGTGCGCGCCGGGCAGATCGATGCGCTGGCCAACCTCGATCCGGTCACGTCGATGCTGACGCAGAAGAACGAAGTGCGCATCATCTCCGACACGCGCACGCTGGCCGATACCCGCGCGGTGTTCGGCGGCAACATGCCGGCCGGCTGCCTGTACGCATCCACCTCGTTCATCCAGAAGAACCCGAACACCACGCAGGCGCTCACCAACGCCATGGTGCGCGCGCTGAAGTGGCTGCAGAAGGCGGGCCCGTCGGACATCGTCAAGACGGTGCCGGAGTCCTACCTGCTGGGCGACCGCGCGCTGTATCTGGCCGCGTGGGAGAAGGTGCGCGAGGCCATCTCGCCCGACGGCGTGATGCCGGCCGACGGCCCGGCCACCGCGCTGCGCACGCTGTCGGAATTCGATGCGGATGTGAAGGGCAAGCCGATCAAGCTGGACCAGACCTTCACCAACGCCTTCGTGCAGAAGGCCGACGCCAAGTACAAGTAAGCCCGGCATCCTGCCCGTCGGCGCCCGGTTCCGTCCGGGCGCCTTGCTTTGGACGACTCCCCATGACGACGCCCGCGCTTTCGTTCGACCGGATCACCTGCACCTTCATCTCGGCTGGCCAGCCCGCTCAGCGCTACACCGTCGTCCAGGACACCTCGCTCGATGTCCAAGCCGGTGAGTTCGTCTCGGTGGTGGGGCCGACCGGCTGCGGCAAGTCCACGCTGCTGAACCTGGCGGCGGGGCTGCTGCAGCCGTCCTCGGGGCAGGTGCGCGTGTTCGGCGAGCCGCTGGCCGGCATCAACCGCCGCGCCGGCTACATGTTCCAGGCCGAGGCGCTGATGCCCTGGCGCAGTGCGCTCGGCAACGTCCTGGCCGGGCTGGAATTCCGCGGCATGCCGGCCGCGCAAGCGCAAGATCTGGCGCGCTCGTGGCTCGCGCGCGTCGGCCTGGCCGGGTTTGAAGACCGCTATCCGCACCAGCTCTCCGGCGGCATGCGCAAGCGCGTGAGCCTGGCGCAGACGCTGGTGCTGGACCCGGACATCATCCTGATGGACGAGCCGTTTTCCGCGCTCGACATCCAGACCCGCCAGCTGATGGAGAACGAGGTGCTCGACCTGTGGGCCGCCAAGCGCAAGGCGGTGCTGTTCATCACCCACGACCTGGACGAGGCGATCGCCATGAGCGACCGCGTGGTGGTGCTCGCCGCCGGTCCCGGCACCCGCCCGATCGGCGAATTCGCGATCGACCTGCCGCGCCCGCGCGATGTGGCCGAGATCCGCGACGACGCTGGCTTCGTCGATCTGCATGCGCGCATCTGGGCCGTGCTGCGCGATGAAGTGCTCAAGGGCTACGCGCAGCACCGCCGCGCCGCCTGATCCGAATCCGACCGTTTCCTCCCATGGCCAATCGTCCGATTTCCCGGCTTTCGTTGCGTGCCTGGCAGCTTGGGCTGCTGGTCGCCACCCTGGCCGCGTGGCATGTCGCCACGCGCTCGCAGGAGGTGGCGTTCTTCTTCGGCGAACCGCTGATCGTTGCCCAACGCATCTGGTCGTGGTTCGTCACGGAGGGCGATATCTATCAGCATCTCGGCGTCACGCTGGCCGAGACCGTGCTGGCCTTCGGCATCGGCACCGCCACCGGCCTCGGCGCGGGGCTGTGGCTGGCGCTGAGCCCGGCCGCCTCGGCCGTGCTGGACCCGTACATCAAGGCCGCCAACTCGATGCCGCGCGTGATCCTGGCGCCGATCTTCGGCGTGTGGTTCGGGCTGGGCATCTGGTCCAAGGTGGCGCTGGCCGTCACGCTGGTGTTCTTCATCGTCTTCTTCAACGTCTACCAGGGCGTGAAGGAGGTCAGCCCGGTGGTGCTGGCCAACGCGCGCATGCTGGGCGCTTCGCGGCGGCAGTTGCTGCGCTTCGTCTACCTGCCGAGCGCGACCAGCTGGGTGTTCTCGTCGCTGCACACCTCGGTCGGGCTGGCCTTCGTCGGCGCGGTGGTGGGCGAATACCTGGGTTCCGCGCGCGGCGTCGGCTACCTGATCCTGCAGGCCGAGGGCACCTTCGATATCAACACGGTGTTCGCCGGCATCGTCGTGCTGACCGTGTGCGCGCTGGTGCTGGACTGGCTGGTCGGCCTGGCGGAAAAGCGCCTGATGCGCTGGCAGCCCAAGACCGGCGAAACCGAAAGGCTGTAAGTCACATCAACCCTGCCTCGAGCAGGGTCATGCAGCTAGACGGTCGGTCTACTACAATCCGTTCCATCATGAGCAAGCACCCCGAACCCGTCACCGCCGAGGGCACCGAAGCCCGGCACGACACCCGCGACCGCATCCTGAACGCGGGGGGCGAGCTGATCCTCGGACGGGGCTTCTCGGCGGTCGGCCTGGCCGAGATGCTGGGCCGCGCGCAGGTGCCCAAGGGCTCGTTCTACTACTACTTCGATTCCAAGGAGGACTTCGGCGTCGCGCTGCTGGAACGGTATTTCCAGGACTACGACGCCGGCGTCGTCAGCCTGTTCAACGACACGCGCATGACAGCGCGCGAACGGCTGCTCCGCTATTTCACCGCGTGGATCGACCTGCACGAGCGCAGCGCGTGCGAGGTCACCTGCCTGGCGGTCAAGCTGTCGGGCGAGGTTTCCGATCTGTCGGAGCCGATGCGCAAGGTGCTGTCGGCCGGCATGACGCGCATGGTCGAGCGTATCGCCGCGGCGCTGCAGGCGGGCGTGGCGGATGGCTCGCTCGCGCCGGTGGCGCATCCGCGCGGGTTGGCCGAAGGGTTGTATGCGATGTGGGTGGGTGGGGCGCTGCTGGCCAAGGCGCACCGGTCGATCGCGCCGCTGCAAGGCTGTCTCGCACAGACCGAAGGGTGGCTGATCGGGCCGAAGCATTGACCATGCGCCACACCCACGCCGGCGAGGCAAGCACCTCGCCTTTCTTTTGATCCGGTTGTAGACGACCGGTCTAATACTTGAACTGGATGTTCCAGTCTCTCTTTCCAGGAGCCGAGATGACACAACAGCTGCTTTCTCCCATCCGGGTCGGCCAGACGGCCCTCGCCAACCGCGTCGCGATGGCGCCGCTCACGCGCTCGCGCGCCGGCCAGCCGGGCGACGTGCCGACCGAGCTCAACGTGACCTACTACGCGCAGCGCGCCACCGCGGGCCTGATCGTCACCGAGGCCACGCAGATCTCCCGCCAGGGCCAGGGCTATGCCTGGACGCCGGGCATGTACACCGATGCGCAGGAAGCCGGCTGGAAGGCCGTGGTCGATGCCGTGCACGCCAAGGGCGGTCGCATTTCGCAGCAGCTGTGGCACGTGGGCCGCATCTCGCACACGCTGCTGCAGGAGGGCGGCCAGGCGCCGGTCGCGCCGTCGGCGATCGTCGCCCAGGGCGCGCAGAGCTTCGTCGTGCAGCCGGACGGCACGCCCGCCAACCTGCCGACCAGCGAGCCGCGCGCGCTGGCCACGGAAGAGATCCCCGGCATCATCGCGCAGTACCGCCAGGCCGTGCAGCGCGCCCGCCGCGCCGGTTTCGACTTCGTCGAAATCCATGCCGCCAACGGCTACCTGCTGCATCAGTTCCTGTCGACCAACAGCAACCAGCGCACCGACCAGTACGGCGGCTCGCTGGAGAACCGGGCGCGGCTGATCCTGGAGGTGGTCGACGCGGCCATCGCCGAGATCGGCGCCGAGCGCGTGGGCATCCGCCTGTCGCCGCACTTCGTCGCGCACGACATCGCCGATGCCGAGGCCGAGACCAGCGCGCTGTACCTCGCGCGTGAGCTGACCCGGCGCGGCGTCGCCTACCTGCACATCGCCGAGCCGGACTGGGCGGGCGGCCCGGAGCTGTCGGACGCGTTTCGCCGGCAACTGCGCGATGCGTTCCAGGGCGCGCTGATCGTTTGCGGCCAGTACACCGCGGAAGAGGGCGAGCAGATGATCGCCTCGGGCCTGGCCGATGCTGTTGCCTTTGGCCGCCCCTTCATCGCCAATCCGGACCTGGTGGCCCGCTTCCGTGCCGGCGCCGGCCTGAACACGCCGGACCGCTCGACCTTCTACGGCGGCCAGGAGGAGGGCTACACCGACTACCCGACGCTGGAAGAAGCCGCCTGAGCGGTCTGCCACGCCAATGAAAAAGCCGCGCCGGCTGGCTGCCCGCGCGGCTTTTCCTTGCCAAACGCTGACGACGCTTACGGCTGGATCACCACCTTGCCCGTCACCTTGCGCGCCGCCATGTCGAGCAGCGCCTGCGTGGTCTGCTCCAGCGGATAGCGCGCCGAGATATGCGGGCGGATCTTGCCTTCCTGCAACCAGCCCAGCATCTGCATCATGTTGGCGAGATTCGCCTTCGGTTCGCGGCGGGCGAAGTCGCCCCAGAACACGCCGACCAGCGACGCTCCCTTGAGCAGCGCGAGATTCAGCGGCATCCTGGGAATCTCGCCGTTGGCAAAGCCCACCACCAGGTAGCGGCCGCGCCAGGCGATCGAGCGGAAAGCCGGCTCCGCATAGATCCCGCCGACCGGGTCGTAGATGACGTCCGGGCCCTTGCCGTCGGTCAGCGCCTTGATGCGCTCGCGCAGGTCTTCCGTGGCGTAGTTGATCAGCGCATCGGCGCCGTGCTCCCTGCAGACGGCCAGCTTCTCGTCGCTCGACGCCGCCGCGATCACGCGGGCGCCGATCGCCTTGCCGATCTCGATCGCCGCCAGCCCCACGCCGCCCGCCGCGCCCAGCACCAGCATGGTCTCGCCCGCCTTCAGCTGTCCGCGGTCGACCACCGCATGGTGCGACGTGCCATAGGTGAGCGTGAACGCCGCCGCCGTGTCGAATGCCATGCCCGGCGGCATCGGCATCACCATCTTGGCCGGCGCCTTCACCTGCGAGGCGAACGCGCCCTGGCCGAGGAACGCGATCACGTGGTCGCCCGCTTTCACGTGCGAGACGCCATCGCCCACCGCGCGCACCACGCCGGCCAGCTCCGAGCCCGGCGTGAAGGGCAGCTCAGGCTTGAACTGATATTGGTTCTGGATGATCAGCACATCGGGAAAATTCACGCCGGCGGCCTTCACGTCGATGACGACCTCGCCGGCGCCGGGCACGGGGTCCGGCAGGGTTTCGATCACCAGCGATTCGGGTGGGCCCCAGGTCTTGCAAACGACGGCTTTCATCTTGTCTCCTGATTGGTGTGTGCTGCGACGACGAACCATCCGTGAATGCCGAGCAGTGTAACCGAGTAAAAGCACGGTCGTTCGCTTCGATTTCCGCGCGGGCGTGCAGCTGTCTTGCCGATGCATTTGTATGGCGCCTGTCGGCGTTCGCGCAAGCGCGAATCCGTGACCGCGCTCGGTTACAATCCGCGCCATGCATATTCTTCTCGCCAACGACGACGGTTATCTCGCGCCCGGCCTCGCGGCACTCCACCGGGCGCTCGCGCCGCTGGGGCGCATCACGGTGGTGGCGCCGGAGCAGAACCACAGCGGGGCCTCCAACTCGCTCACGCTGCAGCGTCCGCTGTCCGTGTTCCAGGCGACCGAGGGCGCCCAGAAAGGCTTCCGCTTCGTCAATGGCACGCCGACCGACTGCGTGCACATCGCGCTCACCGGCATGATCGAGGAGCGGCCCGATCTCGTTGTCTCCGGCATCAACCAGGGGCAGAACATGGGGGAAGACGTGCTGTATTCCGGCACCGTCGCCGCCGCCATCGAGGGCTACCTGTTCGGCGTCCCGTCGATCGCCTTCTCGCAGGTCGACAAGGGCTGGACCCACCTGGACGCCGCCGAGCGCATCGCGCGCGAAGTCGTAGAGCGCTATCTGTCCGATCCGCCGGCCGGGCCCGTACTGCTCAACGTCAATATCCCGAACCTGCCCTATGCCGAAGTGGCGGGCTGGCGCGCGACGCGGCTGGGCAAGCGGCACCAGTCGCAGCCGGTGATCCGCCAGGAGAATCCGCGCGGCGAACCGATCTACTGGGTGGGCGCCGCCGGCGATGCCAAGGATGCCAGCGAAGGCACCGACTTCCACGCGGTGGCGCACGGCTTCGTCTCGCTGACGCCGCTGCAGCTCGACCTGACCGACACGGCGCAACTGCGCTCCGTGCGTCGCTGGCAGACGCCATGACCGCATCGGTGGCGCATGTCTGAACGCTCACGCGGCCGCCGTTTTCCGCTGACGCTCGACGCGGTGGTCGAGCGCAAGCCGGCCGAGCGCCAGCGCGAGACGCGGATTTCGTCCGGCGTGAACGCCGTGTCGCGGCCGACGCCCGCGCGTACGGCCTCCGCCGAGCGCGTAAGCTCCACGCCCGCGCCGGGCCAGGGGCCACAGCGCGTGGCGGGCGTCGACGCGGCCGTTGGCGTGGTGGCGGCCAGCGCGGTGCAGGCTCGCACCCAGGCCGCGCACGCGGCCGCCGGTGGCATGGCTTCTGACCGCGCGCGCCAGGCGCTGGTTGCCCGCGTGCAGGCCGCAGGCGTGA containing:
- a CDS encoding ABC transporter substrate-binding protein, translated to MSMQGIGRWTKWMGAALCAASLLAASPAALAQGKPEKTKVTIAVGGKALFYYLPLTIAERLGYFKDEGLDVEIVDFAGGAKALQAVVGGSADVVSGAYEHTLVLQAKGQTYQEFVLQGRAPQIVLAVNNKTMPNYKSIADLKGKRIGVTAPGSSTNIMVNYVLARAGIKPSEVSFIGVGPSSGAIAAVRAGQIDALANLDPVTSMLTQKNEVRIISDTRTLADTRAVFGGNMPAGCLYASTSFIQKNPNTTQALTNAMVRALKWLQKAGPSDIVKTVPESYLLGDRALYLAAWEKVREAISPDGVMPADGPATALRTLSEFDADVKGKPIKLDQTFTNAFVQKADAKYK
- a CDS encoding ABC transporter ATP-binding protein is translated as MTTPALSFDRITCTFISAGQPAQRYTVVQDTSLDVQAGEFVSVVGPTGCGKSTLLNLAAGLLQPSSGQVRVFGEPLAGINRRAGYMFQAEALMPWRSALGNVLAGLEFRGMPAAQAQDLARSWLARVGLAGFEDRYPHQLSGGMRKRVSLAQTLVLDPDIILMDEPFSALDIQTRQLMENEVLDLWAAKRKAVLFITHDLDEAIAMSDRVVVLAAGPGTRPIGEFAIDLPRPRDVAEIRDDAGFVDLHARIWAVLRDEVLKGYAQHRRAA
- a CDS encoding ABC transporter permease, which codes for MANRPISRLSLRAWQLGLLVATLAAWHVATRSQEVAFFFGEPLIVAQRIWSWFVTEGDIYQHLGVTLAETVLAFGIGTATGLGAGLWLALSPAASAVLDPYIKAANSMPRVILAPIFGVWFGLGIWSKVALAVTLVFFIVFFNVYQGVKEVSPVVLANARMLGASRRQLLRFVYLPSATSWVFSSLHTSVGLAFVGAVVGEYLGSARGVGYLILQAEGTFDINTVFAGIVVLTVCALVLDWLVGLAEKRLMRWQPKTGETERL
- a CDS encoding TetR/AcrR family transcriptional regulator, coding for MSKHPEPVTAEGTEARHDTRDRILNAGGELILGRGFSAVGLAEMLGRAQVPKGSFYYYFDSKEDFGVALLERYFQDYDAGVVSLFNDTRMTARERLLRYFTAWIDLHERSACEVTCLAVKLSGEVSDLSEPMRKVLSAGMTRMVERIAAALQAGVADGSLAPVAHPRGLAEGLYAMWVGGALLAKAHRSIAPLQGCLAQTEGWLIGPKH
- a CDS encoding alkene reductase; translated protein: MTQQLLSPIRVGQTALANRVAMAPLTRSRAGQPGDVPTELNVTYYAQRATAGLIVTEATQISRQGQGYAWTPGMYTDAQEAGWKAVVDAVHAKGGRISQQLWHVGRISHTLLQEGGQAPVAPSAIVAQGAQSFVVQPDGTPANLPTSEPRALATEEIPGIIAQYRQAVQRARRAGFDFVEIHAANGYLLHQFLSTNSNQRTDQYGGSLENRARLILEVVDAAIAEIGAERVGIRLSPHFVAHDIADAEAETSALYLARELTRRGVAYLHIAEPDWAGGPELSDAFRRQLRDAFQGALIVCGQYTAEEGEQMIASGLADAVAFGRPFIANPDLVARFRAGAGLNTPDRSTFYGGQEEGYTDYPTLEEAA
- a CDS encoding NADPH:quinone oxidoreductase family protein; translated protein: MKAVVCKTWGPPESLVIETLPDPVPGAGEVVIDVKAAGVNFPDVLIIQNQYQFKPELPFTPGSELAGVVRAVGDGVSHVKAGDHVIAFLGQGAFASQVKAPAKMVMPMPPGMAFDTAAAFTLTYGTSHHAVVDRGQLKAGETMLVLGAAGGVGLAAIEIGKAIGARVIAAASSDEKLAVCREHGADALINYATEDLRERIKALTDGKGPDVIYDPVGGIYAEPAFRSIAWRGRYLVVGFANGEIPRMPLNLALLKGASLVGVFWGDFARREPKANLANMMQMLGWLQEGKIRPHISARYPLEQTTQALLDMAARKVTGKVVIQP
- the surE gene encoding 5'/3'-nucleotidase SurE, yielding MHILLANDDGYLAPGLAALHRALAPLGRITVVAPEQNHSGASNSLTLQRPLSVFQATEGAQKGFRFVNGTPTDCVHIALTGMIEERPDLVVSGINQGQNMGEDVLYSGTVAAAIEGYLFGVPSIAFSQVDKGWTHLDAAERIAREVVERYLSDPPAGPVLLNVNIPNLPYAEVAGWRATRLGKRHQSQPVIRQENPRGEPIYWVGAAGDAKDASEGTDFHAVAHGFVSLTPLQLDLTDTAQLRSVRRWQTP